The following coding sequences lie in one Montipora foliosa isolate CH-2021 chromosome 11, ASM3666993v2, whole genome shotgun sequence genomic window:
- the LOC137975037 gene encoding uncharacterized protein, translated as MPSGRQRASANALDTSTVSLNEKILKECHNLYTEKEKGLVTIASGLGLNLLAPRKKITVMLLGNHSAGKSSFVNWYVEEHVQKTGVAIETQGFTFITSGRKRESLTGNATLHLYPHFKSLQDLEGVVDYLTTEISTSKQKKFSLVTFVDTPGLVDGDMKYPFDVDYSILWLGNLADLIFVFFDPIGQALCKRTLNIVEKLNEKQGDRIRFYLSKADTAGHESDRQKVLMQITQELCKRPGLNKAGFEMPTICIPTLLDKPARCANQIEKVCQEIEKTINQTIQNTLNTLEKDCEKIANLVDKKLTVNVEACSHNLRARIKGLFCGFLGILLPFVLFIDFLASHSVKGTLDGIVQKEVLQKLLIYTGPVEKMWSSIPAQYHYHALIGMLVFSFLLLLIAKLFSRQKPTLSRKQKKLLLEQRAFVQGHVKGQKDRLYREYLQQSVSSHDFDSSN; from the exons atgccgTCTGGTCGACAGAGAGCCTCAGCTAATGCCCTTGACACATCTACTGTGTCACTGAACGAAAAAATACTCAAAGAATGTCATAATTTATACACAGAAAAGGAGAAAG GTCTTGTTACCATTGCTAGTGGTCTTGGTTTAAATTTATTGGCTCCAAGGAAGAAGATCACTGTAATGCTGCTAGGAAATCACTCCGCTGGGAAGAGTTCTTTTGTGAACTG GTATGTTGAAGAACATGTTCAAAAGACTGGTGTTGCTATAGAGACCCAAGGATTTACTTTTATCACCAGTGGCAGAAAACGGGAATCTCTCACG GGAAATGCTACATTACATCTCTACCCACATTTCAAATCATTGCAGGACCTTGAag GCGTTGTTGATTATTTGACGACTGAAATTTCTACATCGAAGCAAAAGAAGTTCAGTTTGGTAACATTTGTTGATACACCTGGGCTTGTTGATGGAGACATGAAGTATCCTTTTGATGTGGATTATTCTATCTTATGGTTAG GTAATTTGGCTGATCTTATCTTTGTGTTCTTTGATCCCATTGGACAAGCACTCTGCAAACGAACTCTTAATATAGTTG AAAAATTAAATGAGAAGCAGGGCGATAGGATAAGATTTTATCTCAGCAAGGCAGACACTGCAGGGCACGAGAGTGACAGACAG AAAGTGTTGATGCAGATCACTCAAGAACTTTGTAAGAGACCAGGACTTAACAAAGCAGGATTTGAAATGCCGACAATTTGCATTCCAACACTACTGGACAAG CCTGCAAGATGTGCCAATCAAATTGAAAAAGTTTGTCAAGAAATCGAGAAAACTATTAACCAGACGATACAAAATACACTGAATACACTTGAAAAGGACTGCGAAAAGATTGCTAACTTGGTGGATAAAAAACTGACAGTTAATGT GGAAGCCTGTTCACACAACCTGCGAGCCAGGATAAAGGGCTTGTTTTGTGGTTTTCTTGGCATTCTACTcccatttgttttgtttattgatTTCCTTGCAAGCCACAGTGTCAAAGGAACTTTGGATGGAATTGTTCAAAAGGAAGTGTTACAGAAACTTCTCATTTATACT ggtcCTGTTGAGAAAATGTGGTCGTCAATTCCTGCACAGTACCATTATCATGCCCTGATAGGAATGCTTGTGTTTTCATTTCTTCTGTTGCTTATAGCTAAATTATTTTCAAG GCAAAAACCAACCCTTTCACGGAAGCAGAAAAAGCTGTTGTTAGAACAGAGGGCTTTTGTACAAGGACACGTCAAAGGACAAAAG GATCGGCTTTACCGGGAATACCTTCAGCAGAGTGTCAGCTCCCATGATTTTGATTCTTCCAATTAA